GGCAATTCCCCAACATTCCGCCGTTTATCCGCAAACAACCTGCTTTACTTCAATAATCCCTCGCCCATCTCATATTTTCTTATATCTCCCATTTTAGGATAAAGCATATCTAATGTAAACTATTTAAACTCTTCCATTAATTTCGTATATTTTGTGTAAGGAAAGAAAGAATCTGTCGTTACACCCAACTATGTACCCTCTCCTCATTGGGAAACGGACCACCCTTTTTTACTTTCCCTGTTTCTTACAGGATACTCAAAAAGGGACTGTTCAAAAAGTCAGCTACCTTTTTTGGACAGTCCCTTTCCATTTCTTTATTCAATTTTAACGTTATGCCACAACCTCATACCCTTCCTCAACGATGGTCTCCTCGATCTTCGACCTTGTCGTTACGTTCGGGTCATATTCCACGTCCACTTTTCCTTCTTTCAGGTGAACCTTCACAGAGGAGACCCCCGGCAGCTTCCCTACGCTTCCTTCAATGGCCATGACACAATGATGGCAGCTCATACCCTGGACCGTCAGCGTTTCCTTCACCATCTCTCATGACTCTCCTTTTCATAAAAATGATACTGCCCCTTTATTATACCATACCCTACTACCGTATACAATCTACTTCATCATCTTGGAGATGGTCTTCGTAAATTCCTCCACCACCTCCGTCTCTCCATTCTTTAGCCTCTCCAATACACAGGTTTTCATGTGGCTTTCTAACAAGATCCTGGCTACCGCATTTAAGGCGGATTGGGCGGCGGAGATCTGATTCAGAACATCGTCACAATAAACGTTCCGCTCGATCATTCCTTTAATTCCCCGGATCTGTCCTTCAATCCGATTCATTCGCTTGGTGAGGTCTTCCTTGATCAATGGGGGGACATGACCCTGGCGGCATCCGGGTCCGCATTGCCCCTCATCACAAGCTTCAAGGTCCTCTTGCAGGGCCTGTTCATCGATTTCCATTAGCCAAACTCTCCTTTGTTCGTTCTCTTCCCATTATACCCTGCCCCCCTATGAAATACCACCTCTCCTTCCTTCATACCTGAAGGAAAACCGATTGGTAGCGGATGAATCGGACCGATGCATTCCCGGCTTCCCGCAATCCCACGAAAACGTTCCAAAAAGGGAGAAAACATTCGCGAATCCATCATTTCCATATGTATAAAAAAACAGGATCTAAGAGGGATTGGGGATCCTGCGGTTTTGGAGAGAGGTATGAATTGGGATCAGGTTGAATCTGCGATAAAAGGTGGTAGACTAATAAGGAACCCCTATCATTTACGGATACAGAGAGGGTGGGATCGTGGCGAAACGAATCTTGTTTACAGGCGGTGGCACCGCAGGCCATGTGATGGTGAATCTGGCGTTAATTCCTTCTTTCCTTAACGAAGGATGGGAAGTCTCTTACATTGGTTCTGAAAAAGGGATTGAGCGTCAGCTCATCACACACTCTTTTCCCCACATTCCTTATTTTCCGATCGCTACCGGAAAATTGCGCCGCTATTTTGACTGGAATAACTTTAAGGACCCTTTCCGGGTGATTCAAGGCGCCTTTCAAGCGTACCGCATCATCGGAAGGATCAATCCGAATGTCCTCTTTTCCAAGGGTGGCTTCGTCGCGGTTCCGGTCATCTTCGGGGCATGGCTGCACCGGGTTCCCATCCTGATCCACGAATCGGATTATACTCCCGGTCTTGCCAACCGCCTCTCCATGCCTTTCGCCTCCAAGATTCTGACCACCTTCCCCGAAACGGAG
The DNA window shown above is from Thermicanus aegyptius DSM 12793 and carries:
- the copZ gene encoding copper chaperone CopZ → MVKETLTVQGMSCHHCVMAIEGSVGKLPGVSSVKVHLKEGKVDVEYDPNVTTRSKIEETIVEEGYEVVA
- a CDS encoding metal-sensitive transcriptional regulator is translated as MEIDEQALQEDLEACDEGQCGPGCRQGHVPPLIKEDLTKRMNRIEGQIRGIKGMIERNVYCDDVLNQISAAQSALNAVARILLESHMKTCVLERLKNGETEVVEEFTKTISKMMK